The Streptomyces nitrosporeus genome includes a window with the following:
- a CDS encoding CGNR zinc finger domain-containing protein codes for MNSAATTGLTLYSRTGAAYRFDPGALCLELLTTGGPGPYSRYEVLREPADLAAWADRSRLTPTPVLEISADEVAAARGLRDALFGVVLARTHGEPYPAGDLEAVNEAAARPALAPAVTAEGERRWTGPLTGARLASTVARDAVELLTGPFAHRIRTCASENCHLVYVDTSRPGRRRWCSMEHCGNLHKVRALRSRQTGAEGG; via the coding sequence ATGAACTCCGCCGCAACTACCGGGCTGACGCTGTACTCCCGTACCGGTGCCGCCTACCGGTTCGACCCCGGCGCGCTGTGCCTGGAGCTGCTGACCACCGGCGGCCCCGGCCCCTACAGCCGGTACGAGGTCCTGCGCGAGCCCGCCGACCTGGCCGCCTGGGCGGACCGGTCGCGGCTGACCCCGACGCCCGTGCTGGAGATCTCGGCGGACGAGGTGGCCGCGGCGCGCGGGCTGCGTGACGCGTTGTTCGGGGTGGTTCTCGCCCGTACGCACGGTGAGCCGTACCCGGCCGGTGACCTGGAGGCCGTCAACGAGGCGGCCGCCCGTCCGGCCCTGGCACCCGCCGTCACGGCGGAGGGGGAGCGGCGGTGGACCGGGCCCCTCACCGGCGCCCGCCTGGCGTCCACCGTCGCCCGCGATGCCGTCGAGCTCCTGACCGGCCCTTTCGCGCACCGCATACGCACCTGCGCCTCCGAGAACTGCCACCTCGTCTACGTCGACACCTCGCGCCCCGGACGCCGTCGCTGGTGCTCCATGGAGCACTGCGGCAACCTCCACAAGGTCAGGGCGCTGCGTTCCCGCCAGACCGGGGCCGAGGGAGGCTGA
- the snpA gene encoding snapalysin, with amino-acid sequence MGHPRTALVSAVAGLGLAATLGISPAVAATAAPSAPAASSATAEAGYAAYAGSSENAAANRAFFEAVVKSVAEKRAANPGAQVVTVVYSAANAPSFRSQIAASTSIWNSSVSNVKLQEGSNADFAYYEGNDSRGSYASTNGHGSGYIFLDYAQNRQYNSTRVTAHETGHVLGLPDHYSGPCSELMSGGGPGTSCTNAYPNAAERSRVNTLWQYGFAAAVARAAS; translated from the coding sequence ATGGGACACCCCCGAACCGCCCTGGTGTCGGCCGTCGCCGGACTCGGACTCGCCGCGACGCTCGGCATCTCACCCGCGGTCGCCGCCACCGCGGCCCCGTCGGCGCCCGCCGCGTCCTCGGCCACCGCCGAGGCGGGTTACGCCGCGTACGCCGGATCGAGCGAGAACGCCGCCGCGAACCGGGCGTTCTTCGAGGCCGTGGTGAAGTCGGTCGCCGAGAAGCGCGCCGCCAACCCCGGCGCCCAGGTGGTCACCGTGGTCTACAGCGCGGCGAACGCCCCCAGTTTCCGCAGCCAGATAGCGGCCAGTACCAGCATCTGGAACAGCTCGGTCAGCAACGTGAAGCTCCAGGAGGGCTCGAACGCGGACTTCGCCTACTACGAGGGCAACGACTCCCGTGGCTCCTACGCCAGCACCAACGGCCACGGCAGCGGTTACATCTTCCTGGACTACGCCCAGAACCGGCAGTACAACTCCACCCGGGTCACCGCGCACGAGACGGGCCACGTCCTCGGGCTGCCCGACCACTACAGCGGCCCGTGCAGCGAGCTGATGTCGGGCGGCGGCCCCGGCACGTCCTGCACCAACGCCTACCCGAACGCGGCCGAGCGCTCCCGGGTCAACACCCTCTGGCAGTACGGCTTCGCGGCGGCCGTGGCCCGCGCCGCCTCCTGA
- a CDS encoding GntR family transcriptional regulator codes for MLFRVDPSSAVPLGDQIAACARRAVADGSVAAGERLPAARALADSLGVNVHTVLRGYQRLREEGLIELRRGRGAVVTAGASPLRAQLLDSVRTAVAQARELGMAENDLLALVRTELNA; via the coding sequence GTGCTCTTCCGGGTCGATCCCTCGTCCGCGGTACCGCTCGGCGACCAGATCGCCGCCTGTGCCCGCCGCGCCGTGGCCGACGGCTCGGTGGCGGCCGGCGAGCGCCTGCCGGCGGCCCGCGCGCTCGCGGACTCCCTGGGGGTCAACGTCCACACCGTGCTGCGCGGCTACCAGCGGCTGCGCGAGGAAGGACTGATCGAACTGCGCAGAGGCCGGGGCGCGGTGGTCACCGCGGGGGCCTCCCCCCTCCGGGCACAGCTGCTGGACTCGGTCCGTACGGCCGTCGCCCAGGCCAGGGAGCTGGGCATGGCGGAGAACGATCTGCTGGCCCTGGTCCGTACCGAGCTGAACGCCTGA
- a CDS encoding GNAT family N-acetyltransferase — MGVRIRQADGRDRDRIVAILEEAFHHDPVSSWVFPEETHRKAVHGRFLGVFADVALAEGRVDLLEDGTAAALWLPVPAGEPEGEDTTPALMRETADPDNERAELVGRLTGAVHPHDRAHEYLLMIGVLPGCQGEGIGEALIAGVLERCDREGVPAYLEASSERSRGLYERLGFAFTGRTVELPGGPSMWPMWREPRGV, encoded by the coding sequence ATGGGCGTACGGATACGGCAGGCGGACGGGCGGGACAGGGACCGGATCGTGGCGATCCTGGAGGAGGCGTTCCACCACGACCCGGTGAGCAGCTGGGTGTTTCCCGAGGAGACGCACCGGAAGGCGGTGCACGGCAGGTTCCTCGGTGTCTTCGCCGACGTCGCGCTGGCCGAGGGGCGGGTCGACCTGCTGGAGGACGGCACGGCCGCCGCCCTCTGGCTTCCGGTGCCGGCGGGTGAGCCCGAGGGGGAGGACACCACGCCCGCGCTGATGCGGGAGACCGCCGACCCCGACAACGAGCGGGCCGAACTGGTGGGCAGGCTGACCGGTGCCGTCCACCCGCACGACCGTGCCCATGAGTACCTGCTGATGATCGGCGTCCTTCCCGGGTGCCAGGGCGAAGGCATCGGGGAGGCGCTGATCGCCGGAGTCCTGGAACGCTGCGACCGGGAGGGCGTCCCCGCCTATCTGGAGGCGAGCAGCGAGCGCAGCCGCGGGCTCTACGAACGTCTCGGCTTCGCCTTCACGGGCCGGACGGTGGAGCTTCCCGGCGGACCTTCGATGTGGCCCATGTGGCGTGAACCCCGCGGTGTCTGA
- a CDS encoding LysR family transcriptional regulator, translated as MELEVRHLRALCAIADAGSLHQAARRLGVSQPALTTQLQRIERALGAELFSRGRTGCRPTLLGRTVLSRARPLVEGMSSLVGAALAEAEAARADGPRLRIGSTASRVIGGWLRRLRVRLPGTDISLRVDVSATALLHAVAGGRLDIAFVHEVEGCPLDVPEGLVQRVLVEREPQFISLARDHPAAAQPVVDLDDLAGDRWMVDPSVDGEWDGVRRVLGAAGLDPPVLHGDYLTAASLVVLGEAVAPCQPTSGPRDDMAIRPLRGDPLAVRLLLVAHPDTGMDAAYEELEAAYREAAQRAAAYHQWLLRHHSPLARAV; from the coding sequence ATGGAGCTCGAGGTGCGTCACCTCAGGGCGCTCTGCGCCATCGCCGACGCGGGCAGCCTGCACCAGGCGGCACGGCGGCTGGGCGTCAGCCAGCCCGCGCTGACCACCCAACTCCAGCGGATCGAGAGGGCCCTGGGAGCGGAGCTGTTCAGCCGCGGACGTACGGGCTGCCGGCCGACCCTGCTCGGACGCACCGTGCTCAGCCGGGCCCGCCCCCTCGTCGAGGGCATGTCCTCGCTGGTCGGCGCCGCACTCGCCGAAGCCGAGGCGGCCCGCGCGGACGGCCCCCGGCTGCGCATCGGCTCCACCGCGAGCCGGGTCATCGGCGGCTGGCTGCGCCGCCTGCGGGTACGGCTGCCCGGTACCGACATCTCCCTCAGGGTCGATGTCTCCGCCACCGCGCTGCTGCACGCGGTGGCCGGGGGCCGGCTCGACATCGCGTTCGTGCACGAGGTCGAGGGGTGCCCCCTGGACGTACCGGAAGGGCTTGTACAACGCGTACTCGTGGAGCGCGAGCCGCAGTTCATCTCCCTCGCGCGTGACCACCCCGCGGCCGCGCAGCCCGTGGTGGACCTGGACGACCTGGCCGGGGACCGCTGGATGGTCGACCCCTCGGTCGACGGCGAGTGGGACGGGGTCCGCCGGGTACTGGGCGCGGCCGGCCTGGACCCGCCGGTCCTGCACGGCGACTACCTCACGGCGGCGTCACTCGTCGTCCTCGGCGAGGCGGTCGCCCCCTGCCAGCCCACCTCCGGCCCCCGCGACGACATGGCGATCCGCCCCCTGCGCGGCGACCCGCTCGCGGTACGGCTCCTGCTGGTGGCACACCCGGACACCGGCATGGACGCGGCCTACGAGGAGCTGGAGGCGGCCTACCGCGAGGCGGCCCAGCGGGCGGCCGCCTACCACCAGTGGCTGCTGAGACACCACAGCCCGCTGGCACGGGCGGTCTGA
- a CDS encoding DUF6304 family protein produces MTDESWAGWYRDRHGSEAVILTTDGRQLRVRVRGTDFEGESFDSLGPVAGPPPEAGLFDLADGVLGDCVLEWDLPLPVLVAGTVRQATLSCLLSLRRADPDLYLALHLDGAVYESNRAEGDFASALATIRRILPPDMHLQICAACALSGYLPAPARRISGGLGCFRDAKDAYRDAAEDTDLAALWERRTGLVQEIWSCREFDPRPTADSDPRQLGAFLPEPA; encoded by the coding sequence ATGACAGATGAGTCGTGGGCAGGCTGGTACCGGGACCGTCACGGTTCCGAGGCCGTCATCCTCACCACAGACGGACGGCAGCTCCGCGTCCGGGTCCGGGGGACGGACTTCGAGGGGGAGAGCTTCGACAGCCTCGGCCCGGTGGCCGGACCGCCGCCCGAAGCGGGACTGTTCGACCTGGCGGACGGGGTCCTCGGGGACTGCGTACTGGAGTGGGACCTGCCGCTGCCGGTCCTGGTGGCCGGCACGGTCCGGCAGGCCACGCTCAGCTGCCTGCTGTCGCTGCGCCGCGCCGACCCGGACCTGTACCTCGCCCTCCACCTGGACGGAGCGGTGTATGAATCCAACAGGGCGGAGGGCGACTTCGCCTCGGCCCTGGCCACGATCCGGCGCATCCTGCCCCCGGACATGCATCTGCAGATATGCGCGGCCTGCGCCCTGTCCGGCTACTTGCCGGCGCCGGCCCGGCGGATCTCCGGAGGGCTCGGCTGCTTCCGTGACGCGAAGGACGCCTACCGGGACGCGGCCGAGGACACCGACCTCGCGGCCCTGTGGGAGCGGCGCACCGGACTGGTCCAGGAGATATGGAGCTGCCGGGAGTTCGACCCCCGCCCGACGGCCGACAGCGATCCCCGGCAGCTGGGCGCCTTCCTGCCCGAACCGGCCTGA
- a CDS encoding DUF1648 domain-containing protein produces MNHRKLVYAALGALPFVLVVLTDLALVVAVGDRLPGRVASHFSFSGKADGHTGRTVFLLVTVALPVLLGAVWSFLAARDTFRGGRAYDGFLVSGYAVAGFTGYLTAATLLANVDTADGGPAAALSPWQMAAAAGTAVAAAALGLLANRLLPAPPDGPEGHEGAGRGARIALAEGEVAGWVRGTTSWWPALGAVALAAGGVAVTVEAGPAAGLPLVVVGAFLVTFSRPNVTVDRRGLTVSGLLPWPRVRIPLERVEGATSREVKALGEYGGWGYRIRPGGSGVILRSGEAIVARLKGGREFTVTIDDSATGAALLNTLAGRDRGES; encoded by the coding sequence ATGAACCATCGGAAACTCGTGTACGCGGCTCTCGGCGCCCTGCCGTTCGTCCTCGTCGTCCTCACCGACCTCGCCCTTGTCGTCGCGGTCGGCGACCGGCTCCCCGGCCGGGTCGCCAGTCACTTCTCGTTCTCCGGGAAGGCCGACGGGCACACCGGCCGGACGGTGTTCCTCCTCGTCACGGTGGCACTGCCGGTCCTGCTCGGCGCCGTGTGGTCCTTCCTGGCCGCCCGTGACACCTTCCGCGGGGGCCGGGCGTACGACGGCTTCCTCGTCAGCGGATACGCCGTGGCCGGTTTCACCGGCTATCTGACGGCCGCCACCCTGCTGGCCAACGTCGACACGGCCGACGGCGGACCGGCCGCCGCCCTCTCCCCCTGGCAGATGGCCGCCGCCGCCGGCACGGCGGTCGCCGCCGCCGCGCTGGGACTGCTGGCGAACCGGCTGCTGCCCGCCCCGCCGGACGGCCCGGAGGGACACGAGGGGGCCGGGCGCGGGGCCCGTATCGCGCTGGCCGAGGGCGAGGTCGCGGGCTGGGTCCGGGGCACCACCTCCTGGTGGCCGGCGCTGGGTGCCGTCGCGCTCGCGGCCGGCGGGGTCGCCGTGACGGTGGAGGCGGGACCGGCGGCGGGGCTGCCCCTGGTCGTGGTGGGCGCGTTCCTCGTGACCTTCAGCCGCCCGAACGTCACGGTGGACCGGCGTGGACTCACCGTCTCGGGACTGCTCCCCTGGCCCCGGGTACGCATACCGCTGGAGCGGGTCGAGGGCGCCACGAGCCGCGAGGTCAAGGCCCTCGGCGAGTACGGAGGGTGGGGATACCGCATCCGGCCCGGGGGCTCGGGCGTCATCCTCCGGTCCGGTGAGGCCATCGTGGCCAGGCTGAAGGGCGGCCGGGAGTTCACCGTCACGATCGACGACTCCGCCACCGGGGCCGCGCTGCTGAACACCCTGGCCGGCCGCGACCGAGGGGAGAGCTGA
- a CDS encoding family 2 encapsulin nanocompartment cargo protein polyprenyl transferase: MTSTGTATEGHEAAALLERTRDAVGPHLRAAVETLPGAIRRVALYHFGWQDADGTPTAGPSGKAIRPALVLAAARALGGDAESAMRAAVAVELVHNFTLLHDDVIDEDTTRRHRPTAWALFGVPDAVIAGDALLALAQRLLAEDPHPAAMEAAARLSACVIELCAGQQADCALEEREPRDVTLDECLAMATAKTGALLGCACALGALYAGADGGTVRSMDGFGRESGLAFQFIDDLIGIWGDTGRTGKPVGADLAAHKKSLPVVAALTSGTPAAGELAALYGGPMNTPGEVGRAAEVIERAGGRDWAQECAADRMARAVHHLSRAVPDPATAEELLALAEFVTRRTH; this comes from the coding sequence ATGACCAGTACGGGCACCGCGACGGAAGGGCACGAGGCGGCGGCGCTCCTGGAGCGCACCCGCGATGCCGTCGGCCCGCACCTCAGAGCGGCGGTGGAGACGCTGCCCGGAGCGATCCGCAGGGTCGCCCTCTACCACTTCGGCTGGCAGGACGCGGACGGCACACCCACCGCGGGGCCGTCCGGCAAGGCCATCAGACCCGCGCTCGTCCTCGCCGCCGCCCGGGCGCTGGGCGGTGACGCGGAGTCGGCGATGCGGGCGGCCGTGGCGGTGGAGCTCGTCCACAACTTCACTCTGCTCCACGACGACGTCATCGACGAGGACACCACCCGGAGGCACCGGCCCACGGCATGGGCCCTGTTCGGAGTGCCCGACGCGGTCATCGCGGGTGACGCCCTGCTCGCCCTCGCGCAGCGGCTGCTGGCGGAGGACCCGCACCCCGCGGCCATGGAGGCGGCGGCCCGGCTCTCCGCCTGCGTGATCGAACTGTGCGCCGGGCAGCAGGCCGACTGCGCGCTGGAGGAGCGCGAACCCCGCGACGTCACCCTCGACGAGTGCCTCGCGATGGCCACCGCCAAGACGGGCGCCCTGCTCGGCTGCGCCTGCGCTCTCGGCGCCCTGTACGCCGGGGCCGACGGGGGGACGGTCAGGAGCATGGACGGTTTCGGCCGGGAGTCCGGTCTGGCCTTCCAGTTCATCGACGACCTGATCGGCATCTGGGGGGACACCGGCCGCACCGGCAAACCGGTCGGCGCGGACCTCGCCGCCCACAAGAAATCCCTGCCGGTGGTGGCCGCGCTCACCTCGGGTACACCGGCCGCCGGTGAACTGGCCGCGCTCTACGGGGGCCCCATGAACACGCCCGGCGAGGTCGGCCGGGCGGCGGAGGTGATCGAGCGGGCCGGCGGCCGGGACTGGGCACAGGAGTGCGCGGCCGACCGGATGGCGCGGGCCGTGCACCACCTCTCCCGCGCCGTGCCCGATCCGGCCACCGCCGAGGAGCTGCTGGCCCTGGCGGAGTTCGTGACGCGCAGGACGCACTGA
- a CDS encoding VOC family protein: MTLSWKLVIDSANAPALADFWAAALEYEVEDPDALIGQLLAAGHIGEEAVTEHRGRRTFRGYAAIRHPEDPFDETSGVGRGRRLLFQDVPEAKTGKNRLHIDVHSEPGGLDALVARLEGLGATRVREVDKGPAGHWWVMRDPEGNEFCAA, encoded by the coding sequence ATGACGTTGAGTTGGAAGCTGGTCATCGACAGCGCGAACGCCCCCGCCCTCGCGGACTTCTGGGCCGCGGCCCTGGAGTACGAGGTGGAGGACCCCGACGCCCTCATCGGGCAACTGCTGGCCGCCGGACACATCGGCGAGGAAGCGGTCACCGAGCACCGCGGCCGCAGGACCTTCCGCGGCTACGCCGCGATCCGCCACCCCGAGGACCCCTTCGACGAGACCAGCGGCGTCGGCCGCGGGCGGCGGCTCCTCTTCCAGGACGTACCCGAGGCCAAGACGGGCAAGAACCGCCTGCACATCGACGTCCACAGCGAACCCGGCGGCCTCGACGCGCTGGTGGCGAGGCTGGAGGGCCTGGGGGCGACCCGGGTACGGGAGGTGGACAAGGGCCCGGCCGGCCACTGGTGGGTCATGCGGGACCCGGAGGGCAACGAGTTCTGCGCGGCGTAG